CGTCCAGCGGGCACGCACCCGCCGTGAAGAGCAGCCCGCGCGCGATCGCGCCGTAGGCGTACGGGACCTCGTCGGTCAGGGCGGCGGCTCGGACCAGCTCGACAGGCACCCGGCGACGCTAGCGGACCGTGCCGCTGTGGCTCCCCGGGTAGGAGTCGAACCTACGTCGCTTGTCCTGATTCAAAGTCAGGCGGGCCCTGCCGGCAGACCAACCGGGGATCGTGTGCCCAGGCTAAGGCCCGCCAGGCGGGGCAGCACCCACAAGCCCGGCAGACCAACCGGGATCGTGTGCCCAGCCCAGACCAACCGGGGATCGTGTGCCCAGGCCAAGGCCCGCCAGGCGGGGCAGCACCCACAAGCCCGCCAGACCAACCGGGGATCGTCTGCTCTCAGGGTAGGGGGTCGGCGCCCGACGCTAGGTTTCTGCTGTGGACCTACCCGTGATGCCGCCGGTGCAGCCGATGCTCGCCAAGTCGGTGAAGGGCGTGCCGACCCAGGAGGGACTGCTGTTCGAGCCGAAGTGGGACGGGTTCCGGTGCATCGTGTTCCGCGACGGCGACGAGGTGGAGCTGACGTCGCGCAACACCAAGCCGCTGACGCGCTACTTCCCTGACCTGGTCGAGGCGATCAAGCGCCAGCTGCCGGAGCGCATCGTGCTGGACGGGGAGGTCTTCGTGGCGGTGGGCGACCGGCTGGAGTTCGAGGTCCTCCAGGAGCGGATCCACCCCGCGAAGAGCAGGGTGGACATGCTGAGCGAGAAGACGCCGGCGGGGTTCGTGGCCTTCGACCTGCTGGCCCTCGGCGACGAGTCGTACGCCGACCGCCCGCTCCACGAGCGCCGGGCGGCGCTGGAGGAGGCGCTGGGCGGGCTGGGGGCGGAGGGTCCGTGCTACCTGACGCGGACGACCGACGACCCGGCGGAGGCCGACCGGTGGTTCGAGCAGTTCGAGGGCGCCGGGCTGGACGGGGTGGTGGCCAAGCCGCTGGACGCGCCGTACCAGCAGAACGCCCGCGTCATGCTCAAGATCAAGCACGCGCGGACGGCGGACGTGGTGGTGGCGGGCTACCGCGAGCACAAGAACTCCACGCCGGAGCGGCGGTTGCTGGGCAGCCTGCTGCTCGGGCTGTACGACGACGAGGGCCAGCTCCAGCACATCGGGGTGAGCGCGAGCTTCACCGAGAAGCGCCGCGCGGAGCTCCACGACGAGCTCCAGCCGCTGGTCTGCGACATCCAGGACCACCCGTGGGGCCGGTGGAACGAGTTCCTCACCGCCAACCCCGACCGGGTGCCGGGCACGCAGAGCCGGTGGAGCCAGGGCAAGGACCTGTCCTTCGTGCCGCTGCGCCCGGAGCGGGTGGTCGAGGTCGGCTACGAGCACATGGAGGGCCGGCGGTTCCGGCACACCGCGCAGTTCAAGCGCTGGCGCCCGGACCGCGACCCGGAGTCGTGCGGCTACGCCCAGCTGGAGGAGGTCGTCTCCTACGACCTCGGCGAGGTCCTCAGCGGCGGGCACTAGGCTTCCCGCGTGGCTGACTCCTACAACGTGGTCCTGCTCGTCGAGGAGAACCTCACCCCCGACGATGCGGCACGCATCCACTCCCTGCACGAGGGCATCGAGGAGCCGGTGGCCTACCACGTGCTCATGCCGACGAGCGACGGCGCGGCGCGCGTCCAGGCGGCGCTCGGGGCGAGCGGCGACCTGTCGCCGGACCTGGTGCCGGGGCGGCCGATGCCGCTGACCGACATCGACCCGCAGGAGATCGTCGAGGAGGCGCGCGAGGAGACCGAGAGGGAGCTGGCCAACGCGATCGCGGTGCTCCAGGCCACGGGCCGCACGACCACCGGCGAGCTGGTCGCGGGCGACCCGGTCGACGCGCTCGGCGCCAAGATCAAGGAGGTCGACGGCCGCGAGGCCATCATCCTCACCGAGGAGCACTTCGTGGCCGAGCTGCTCCGCCTCGACTGGACCTCCAAGGCCCGCCGCCACCTCGACGTGCCCGTCCTGCACCTGATGGAGCAGGAGAACTTCGACGAGCAGGCCGGCGGCGGCGAGGGCGCCTCGCTGATCTAGGCGGGTCTGGATGAGGCTGCTCAGGCGCCGCGGCGAGGCCACGACGGCGACGTACGCCGCGGTCCTCGACGGCGTCCACCTCTGGCTCGACGTCGACGGCCCGGTCGCGGTTCGCGACGATGCCGGCCGGACCACCGAGCTCGGCCCGGCGCCGTGCGACCTGTCCGGGCTCACCGCCGCGTCGTACGACGTGCTGGCCGGCGGCGCGCTCGTCGAGATCGGCGCGCTGCCCGGCGACCCGCTGGTCCGCACCCCGCTCTCCCCCGACGGCCGGACCCAGTGGGAGCTGGCCGGCGACGGCCCGCTGCGCCTGCACCGCCAGGAGGTCGTGGCCTCCGCGACGCTCGAGGGCGTGGACCTGCGCGACGTGCGGCTGCACCTGCGCGTCGCCGCGCCGGTCGGTGCGGGCGGCCACCTGCTCCTGCTCGACACCGACGACCGGGTCCGGGCGACGCTCCCGGACACCACGCTCGGGGTCGACGACCTGCCGGCCGGGTACGTCGGCGTCCTGCGCCTCGCGGTCGGCACCGAGCAGTCCTGGGTGCGGGTGCGCCGCCGGGCCAACGACCTCGCCGACCCGCACCGCGCGGTGCTGCTGCCGGAGCTGACCGGGCCGCCCGGCGTGCGCCTGCGCTGGAACCCCGACGGCCTGCTCGCCCTGCGGGTGCTCGAGTGAGGATCACCTTCCTCGTCCAGTCCGCACACAAGCTGGGCGGCACCGAGCGCGCGGCCCTCACCCAGGCCAACGCGCTGGTCGACCTGGGCCACGAGGTCCGCCTGCTCAGCGTGGTCAAGGCGGCCGAGCAGCCTGCGTTCTGGATCGACGAGCGCGTGGCGGTCGAGTTCCTGGTCGACCTGACCCAGTCGCACGACGAGGCGCTCCACGCCCGTCCTTCGGTCCTGGTGCCCGAGCGGTGGGACAAGCAGTTCTCCGCGCTCACCGACGTCGGCCTCGAGGCCGGCCTGCGCGGGCTGCAGACCGACGTCCTGGTCACCGTGACCCCGGCGCTGCTGGCCACCGCGCTCGCCCTGGTGCCGGACGAGGTCGTCGTCGTCCACCAGGAGCACCGCTCCTCCTCCCAGCGCACGTCCGGGCTCGAGCCGCTGCTGGTCAACGCCCCGCGCGCCGACGTCGTCGCCCTGCTGACCACGGCCATGGGCGACTGGCTGCGCGCCGAGCTCGGCCCGGTCGCGCCCGAGGTCGTGGTGGTGCCCAACGCGCTGCCGCAGGGCCACGCCCCGCGCTCGCTGCTCGACTCCCGGACCATCGTGGCCGCGGGCCGGCTGGTCATGGAGAAGCAGTTCCTCAAGCTGGTCCAGGCCTTCGCCGACGTGGCCGACGAGCTGCCCGGCTGGCGGCTGCGCATCCTCGGCCAGGGCCACCAGCGCCCGCACCTGGTCCGCGAGACCCGCAAGCGCGGGCTCTACGACCGCGTCGAGCTCCCCGGCACCGCCACCGACATGGCCAGCGAGTGGGCCAAGGCGTCGGTCATGGCGCTGACCTCGCGCGCCGAGGGCTTCCCGCTGACCATGCAGGAGGCGATGGCCGCCGGCGTGCCGTGCGTCAGCTTCGACTGCGCCTCCGGGCCGCGCGAGATCGTGCGCCACGAGGTCAACGGCCTGCTGGTCGCGCCCGAGTCCATCGCCGGCATGTCCGCCGCCCTGCTGCGGGTCGGGCGCGACGACGAGCTGCGCCGCCGGCTCGGCGCCGGTGCGCTCGAGACCGCCGCGGAGTGGGAGGCCTCGCGGATCGCCGGGCGGTGGGTCGAGGTCTTCGAGCGCGCGCTCGAGCGCCGCGCGGGCCGCCCGCGGTACGCCGCGCTCGCCGCCCGCCCGGCTCCCCCACCCCCTCGCCGACGACGGTCGGGGCCGACGGCGTCACGCCCGAGGACGCCCGTCACGCCGCGCTGGACCTGGCCGCCCGCACCGCCGCCGCGGTCACCGACGAGTGGCTGGTCGTCCCGCCCCACGAGACCCGGCGGCCGGTCGTGGTGCTGCCGATGGCCGCGCGCACGGCGTACCTCCAGGAGCTCGCCCGGGCCGACGCGCCGGCGTACCTCACCCTGCGCGACCCCGCCCTCAACGGCTGGCCCGAGCGCCGCGGTCCGCTCGCGGCGATGGCCACCGACCTGCTGCGCGGCCGTACGTCGGTCCTCGCGCTCGAGCCGGCCGCGCCGGCGCTGAGCCAGGGCTGCACGGTCGAGGTGGAGTTCTGGGAGGAGGACGTCGAGGGGCAGCTGGTGGCGCCGCGGCGCAACCGCTACACCCAGCGCCTGCCCCGCGAGAGGGCCACCACGACGACGACGGTGCACGGCGTCGACGTCCCCACGCTGCCGCTCATGGCCGCGCCGACCGTCCACGAGTGCACGTTCCCGGTCGACGTGGTCGTCACCTGGGTCGACGGCGCCGACCCGGAGTGGAACGCCGCCCGCGCCGAGCGCCTGGCCGGCCTCACCGGCACGGCGACGACCCGGGAGTCCAGCGGACAGGCGCGCTACCTCTCGCGCGACGAGCTGCGCTACGCCTTCCGCTCGCTGCACCTCTTCGCGCCGTGGGTGCGCAGGATCCACCTGGTCACCGCCGGCCAGGTGCCGTCCTGGCTCGACACCTCACATCCGGCGATCACGGTGGTGGACCACCGCGCGATCCTCCCGCCCGACGCGCTCCCGACCTTCAACTCCCACGCCATCGAGTCCGCGCTGCACCGCGTGCCCGACCTGGCCGAGCACTTCGTCTACCTCAACGACGACTTCCTGCTCGGCCGACCGCTGGGCCCGGAGGCGTTCTTCTCCCCCGCCGGCCACACCGCCGTGTGGTTCTCGCCCAACACCATCGGCCTGGACCACGCGCCCGACGCGCCGCCGTACCTCAAGGCCGCCTTCAACAACCGACGTCTCCTCCAGGACGCGTTCGGCGCCGTGCTCACCGACAACCTGGCCCACGCGCCGTACGCCCACCGCCGCTCGGTCCTCGAGGAGATCGAGCGCCGCTTCCCGGCCGAGGTCGCCGCCACGGCGCGCGCGCCGTTCCGCTCCGAGACTGACCTGTCGCTGCTCAGCTCCTTCGCCCAGCACTACGGACTGCTGATCGGCACGGCGTACGCCGCGCAGTCCGAGCGCGCCTACGTCAACATCTCCAACAGCGACCTCGAGTGGCAGCTCAAGAAGGCGCTCGAACGCGAGCAGGACTTCCTCTGCCTCGCCGACCACCACGACCACGCCCTCGACCAGGACCGGCTCGACCGGGTGCTCGGCGACTTCCTGGAGACGTACTTCCCTGTGGCCGCTCCGTGGGAGCGACGCGGCTGACCAGGCGGTGTTCTGGACCAGTCAACCCACCCGACCGGGTGGCTGTGTACGTCCTGTTACCGAATGCTTGAAAATTTGTGAACCCAGCGTGCCCGCGGAGTGCCGCCGTCCGCCTACCGTTTCACGTGAAGGAAGCCTTCGGGCGACCGGACCGGATCGAGAACGGCACGCGCATCTCTGGGGGAGCGCGAGCCGGCCTCGGACCGGGTGAGCAGACCACGCCCAGGTGTCGGGGGACATCGCGGGTGAGGCTCGTTGGGGGACGAGCAGCACTGCTCGCAAGAGGTTCCCGCCCAGGCGATCGTGGGGATGCGCCGGGGGCGGGACTTCCTGTTTCTAGGCCGGGCCGATCCAGTTGCCGTCGGCGTCCCAGTGCTCCTCGACCTTCTTGCTCGGCTGCACCCGCGGCGGCTCGCCGGGCATCTTCGGGTAGTCGGGCGGGTAGTTCATCTCCCCGCCGGGCAGCTCGTCGTAGAGCTGGAGCAGCGGCTCGAGGGAGTACGCCGTGTCGTCGATCCCGGCCCACGCGTCGCCGTCCTCGGCCAGCCGCGCCGGCACGGTGAAGACGTTCAGCTCGCCGGGGTCGGTGACGGTGGCGAGCTGCTCCCAGGTGAGGGGCGTGGAGACCGGGGCGCCGGGGATCGGCCGCAGGGAGTACGCCGAGGCGATGGTCCGGTCGCGGCAGTTCTGGTTGAAGTCGATGAAGATGCGCTGACCGCGCTCCTCCTTCCACCAGTTGACGGTGACGTCGTCGGGCGCGCGGCGGGCGAGCTCGCGGCCGAAGCCGATCGCGGCGTGGCGGACGTCGACGAAGTCCCAGCGCGGCTCGATGCGGATGAACACGTGCACGCCGCGGTTGCCCGAGGTCTTGGGGTAGCCGACGATGCCGAGCTCGGCCAGCAGCTCGCGCACGCCGGCGGCCACGTCGACGGCGTCGCGGAAACTCGTGCCCGGCTGCGGGTCGAGGTCGAGACGCAGCTCGTCGGGCCGGTCCACGTCGGCGCGGCGCACCGGCCACGGGTGGAAGGTCAGCGTCCCCATGTGGGCACACCAGACCGGGACCGCGATCTCGGTCGGGCAGATCTCCTCGGCGGTGCGCCCGGACGGGAAGGTGATCTCGACGGCCTCGAGGTAGTCGGGCGCGCCCTTGGGCACGCGCTTCTGGTAGAACGCGTCGGCGTCGCGGTCCGTGCGCGAGGTGGCCAGCTTCATGCCGGGCCGCACCCCCGACGTCCACCGCTCCAGCGCGGTCGGCCGGTCGCGCAGCGCGCGCATCAGCCCGTCCTCGACGGAGGCGAAGTACTGCGCCACCATCACCTTGGTCACCTCGGGCGTGCGGCCGGTCGCCTCGTAGATCACCCGGTCCGGGCTCGAGACGCGCACCGTCCGCTCCCCGGCCTGGACCTCGACCGCCGCCGCCTTCGCCACACGCCCACGCTAGCGGCCCGCGCCGACGTAGGTTGCCGCCATGAGCATGCCGCCGCCGGGCCCGCCGCCCGCCTCGCCGCCACCACCCCAGCCGGCCCCGGACGACCTGGGCTGGCTGCGGGTGACGCTGCAGGGCAGCGTGCTGACCAGCAACATGATCACTCCTGCGGTGAGCATCAACGGCTACCGCGTGCCGGCGCAGTACGGCGACAACGTGATCCCGGTGCACGCCGGCCCCAACCGCGTCGACGTGAGCTGCCAGTGGCTGATGACCTACGGCCAGGCCTCGCTCGAGACCCAAGTCCCGCCAGGTGGCCAGGTGCAGGTGTTCTACGCCGCGCCCATGCACCAGTTCAGCAAGGGCGCCATCGGCTTCCAGCGCCAGAAGCGGCCCGGGGTGCTCGGCTTCTGGCTGCTGCTGGGCGTGGTGCTCCTCGTGGTGCTCGCCCTCATCATCCTGCCGAACCTCTGAGCCCGGCCGCCGGTAGCATCGCGAGGTGCGCGACTCGACCGTCCTCGCCTACTTCGGCGACGACCCCTCCCGGGTGTACCAGCTCGCGCAGTGGCTGCCGGTCCTCGAGCTGCTCGACGGCGTCCAGCCGGTCGGCATCGTGCTGCGCCGCGAGGACACCGCCGCGCTGGTCCGCTCGACGACCGAGCTGCCGGTGCTGGTGGCCGAGGAGTTCGGCGCGCTGCGCGAGCTGTACGCCGACCTCGACGCCAAGGTCGCGCTCTACGTCAACAACTCCCCACACAACTTCCACTCGCTGCTCGAGCCCCGGATGCTCCACGCGCACGTCAACCACGGCGAGAGCGACAAGCAGAGCATGGCCAGCAACAACGCCAAGGCCTACGACCGCGTGTACGTCGCCGGCGAGGCCGCGGTGCAGCGGCTGACCTCGGCGCTGCTGGAGTTCGACACCGGCAAGCTGGTCCGCATCGGCCGGCCCCAGCTCGACCTGCGGCGCGCGCCGGTGCTGCCGCCGTCCTCGAGGCGCACCGTGCTCTACGCGCCGACGTTCGAGGGCGACGCGGAGTACAACAACTACTCCTCCCTCGACCGGCTCGGCGTCGCGATCGTGCGCCAGCTGCTGTCGGTCCCGGACGTGCGTGTCGTCTACAAGCCGCACCCGCGCGTGCTGAGCAGCACCCACCCCGGCGTCCGCGCCGCGCACGAGGAGATCCAGCGGCTGCTCACCGGCGAGCACGTCGCGCTGGCCGCCGCCGACATCCTCGCGGTCATGCCCGACTGCGACGCGATGGTCACCGACGTCTCCTCGGTCGGGCTGGACTGGCTCTACCTGCGCACCGAGGCGCCCCTGTTCATCGCCGACCGGTACGACGACCCGGAGCGGCTCCGGCTCGACGCCCCGGTCAGCCGCTGCGCCGACGTCGTCGGCTCCGAGGCGCTGGCCGACCTCGGCCGCCTGGTGGCCCAGCGCCTCGAGCACGACGAGCTGCGCCTGGCCCGCAGCATGATGCGGCGGCACTACTTCGGCGACCTCAAGGTCGGCGAGAGCACCGCCCGCTTCATCGACGCGGTGCGCGAGCTCGCCGCCCACCGCGACGCGCTGCTAGCGGCCCAGGTCGCGGAGGACCCGCTGGCTGGCGAGCCGGCCGGGTGAGCCGATGACGCACCCGCCCGGGTGCGTGCCCGAGCCGCACTGGTAGTAGCCGTCCAGAGGGGTGGCGTACTGGCTCCAGCCCGGCGCCGGGCGGAAGAAGTACATCTGCGGGGCCAGGAACTCGCCCGCGAAGATGTTGCCCTCGGTGAGCCCGGTGCGCGCCTCGATGTCGACCGGCGTCACGACCTCGCGGTGCAGGACCAGGTCGCCGAAGCCGGGGAAGTGCTTCTCGAGCACGGCCTGCGCCTTGTCCCCGAACGGCTCGCGCTCGGTCTCCCAGTCGCTGCCCTTGAGCTCGTACGGCGCGTACTGCACGAAGCACGAGAGCACGTGCTTGCCGGGCGGCGCCATGTCGGGGTCGACCACCGACTGCATCGCGCCGTCGATGAAGGGCTCGTCGGAGTACCAGCCGTACTTCGCGGCGTCGAAGGCCCGCTCGACGTACTCGATGGTCGGACCGATGTTGAGGAAGCCGCCGAAGTGGTCGACGGTGTCGGGCAGCGCCGGGAACGTCGGCAGCCCGTCGAGAGCGAAGTTGACCTTCGCGCTCACGCCGCGGAACTTCATCCGGCGGATGTTGTCGACCAGGTCCAGCGGCAGCTCGCGCGGGTCGCACAGCTCGAGGAAGGTCCGGCGCGGGTCGAGGGCACTGACCACCACCGGCGCGCGGAACTCGGTGCCGTCCTCGAGCGCGACGCCGACGGCCTTGCCGTCCTGGGTGATGACGTCGGCGACCTGCGCGCCGAGGCGGATCTCCGCGCCGTACGCCGTCGCCGCCCGGCCGAGCACCTGGGTGAAGCCGCCGTTGCCACCCTTGTGGAAGGCCCACGAGCCGAGGTGGCCGTCGTGCTCGCCCATCTTGTGGAAGAGCAGGACCAGCGCCGAGCCCGGCGACATCGGGCCGACCTTGGAGCCG
This genomic window from Nocardioides anomalus contains:
- a CDS encoding ATP-dependent DNA ligase codes for the protein MDLPVMPPVQPMLAKSVKGVPTQEGLLFEPKWDGFRCIVFRDGDEVELTSRNTKPLTRYFPDLVEAIKRQLPERIVLDGEVFVAVGDRLEFEVLQERIHPAKSRVDMLSEKTPAGFVAFDLLALGDESYADRPLHERRAALEEALGGLGAEGPCYLTRTTDDPAEADRWFEQFEGAGLDGVVAKPLDAPYQQNARVMLKIKHARTADVVVAGYREHKNSTPERRLLGSLLLGLYDDEGQLQHIGVSASFTEKRRAELHDELQPLVCDIQDHPWGRWNEFLTANPDRVPGTQSRWSQGKDLSFVPLRPERVVEVGYEHMEGRRFRHTAQFKRWRPDRDPESCGYAQLEEVVSYDLGEVLSGGH
- a CDS encoding glycosyltransferase, translated to MRITFLVQSAHKLGGTERAALTQANALVDLGHEVRLLSVVKAAEQPAFWIDERVAVEFLVDLTQSHDEALHARPSVLVPERWDKQFSALTDVGLEAGLRGLQTDVLVTVTPALLATALALVPDEVVVVHQEHRSSSQRTSGLEPLLVNAPRADVVALLTTAMGDWLRAELGPVAPEVVVVPNALPQGHAPRSLLDSRTIVAAGRLVMEKQFLKLVQAFADVADELPGWRLRILGQGHQRPHLVRETRKRGLYDRVELPGTATDMASEWAKASVMALTSRAEGFPLTMQEAMAAGVPCVSFDCASGPREIVRHEVNGLLVAPESIAGMSAALLRVGRDDELRRRLGAGALETAAEWEASRIAGRWVEVFERALERRAGRPRYAALAARPAPPPPRRRRSGPTASRPRTPVTPRWTWPPAPPPRSPTSGWSSRPTRPGGRSWCCRWPRARRTSRSSPGPTRRRTSPCATPPSTAGPSAAVRSRRWPPTCCAAVRRSSRSSRPRRR
- a CDS encoding stealth family protein, which gives rise to MAAPTVHECTFPVDVVVTWVDGADPEWNAARAERLAGLTGTATTRESSGQARYLSRDELRYAFRSLHLFAPWVRRIHLVTAGQVPSWLDTSHPAITVVDHRAILPPDALPTFNSHAIESALHRVPDLAEHFVYLNDDFLLGRPLGPEAFFSPAGHTAVWFSPNTIGLDHAPDAPPYLKAAFNNRRLLQDAFGAVLTDNLAHAPYAHRRSVLEEIERRFPAEVAATARAPFRSETDLSLLSSFAQHYGLLIGTAYAAQSERAYVNISNSDLEWQLKKALEREQDFLCLADHHDHALDQDRLDRVLGDFLETYFPVAAPWERRG
- a CDS encoding DNA polymerase domain-containing protein, encoding MAKAAAVEVQAGERTVRVSSPDRVIYEATGRTPEVTKVMVAQYFASVEDGLMRALRDRPTALERWTSGVRPGMKLATSRTDRDADAFYQKRVPKGAPDYLEAVEITFPSGRTAEEICPTEIAVPVWCAHMGTLTFHPWPVRRADVDRPDELRLDLDPQPGTSFRDAVDVAAGVRELLAELGIVGYPKTSGNRGVHVFIRIEPRWDFVDVRHAAIGFGRELARRAPDDVTVNWWKEERGQRIFIDFNQNCRDRTIASAYSLRPIPGAPVSTPLTWEQLATVTDPGELNVFTVPARLAEDGDAWAGIDDTAYSLEPLLQLYDELPGGEMNYPPDYPKMPGEPPRVQPSKKVEEHWDADGNWIGPA
- a CDS encoding CDP-glycerol glycerophosphotransferase family protein codes for the protein MRDSTVLAYFGDDPSRVYQLAQWLPVLELLDGVQPVGIVLRREDTAALVRSTTELPVLVAEEFGALRELYADLDAKVALYVNNSPHNFHSLLEPRMLHAHVNHGESDKQSMASNNAKAYDRVYVAGEAAVQRLTSALLEFDTGKLVRIGRPQLDLRRAPVLPPSSRRTVLYAPTFEGDAEYNNYSSLDRLGVAIVRQLLSVPDVRVVYKPHPRVLSSTHPGVRAAHEEIQRLLTGEHVALAAADILAVMPDCDAMVTDVSSVGLDWLYLRTEAPLFIADRYDDPERLRLDAPVSRCADVVGSEALADLGRLVAQRLEHDELRLARSMMRRHYFGDLKVGESTARFIDAVRELAAHRDALLAAQVAEDPLAGEPAG
- a CDS encoding phytoene desaturase family protein codes for the protein MSSHEYDAIVVGGGHNGLTHAAYLAKAGLRTLVLEKNQLVGGAAITEELQPGFHFTTFSYALSLLRPEIVQELELVKHGFLPLMMPSSFHPTGDGDHLLFGDDHAQNIQEIRRHSKRDADAYERYHRDLDRVCQVVQPLFDNPPPDVWSKDPEDAVDTKWLLDHLGGVDRKTMHDLVRLLTGSAADWLEDYFEHPAVAGYHASSSIIGSKVGPMSPGSALVLLFHKMGEHDGHLGSWAFHKGGNGGFTQVLGRAATAYGAEIRLGAQVADVITQDGKAVGVALEDGTEFRAPVVVSALDPRRTFLELCDPRELPLDLVDNIRRMKFRGVSAKVNFALDGLPTFPALPDTVDHFGGFLNIGPTIEYVERAFDAAKYGWYSDEPFIDGAMQSVVDPDMAPPGKHVLSCFVQYAPYELKGSDWETEREPFGDKAQAVLEKHFPGFGDLVLHREVVTPVDIEARTGLTEGNIFAGEFLAPQMYFFRPAPGWSQYATPLDGYYQCGSGTHPGGCVIGSPGRLASQRVLRDLGR